A section of the Bombus fervidus isolate BK054 chromosome 9, iyBomFerv1, whole genome shotgun sequence genome encodes:
- the LOC139990999 gene encoding uncharacterized protein isoform X2: MVDNEKFIDQSGQKTERNIGRQCTSRVNEQKTLSKAKHKVDESDLPVPPPDPWASLWRLQNTRNQAEIGQSRNVDEDEDIIAYLTDFGTLPFEGQTSECPSRNSAMSAMAISSLYAEDAFEQLDRLYAFAEEILELRDRNSKFFRRVRNLERLKVLRNANQKLENAFERDKDATINVCEEDTGFAESLLDAMLSNCRDSPFQKRNIRSSSSRQTRNKFDVDKQTSTDEISGSAPKVSKWTRVKAAFKWERAYTNDTEIMDPSMTTSTSSTTTASPSTPTTKYHRNADVEIKESNNTATSSPVNEPCNTGTLFGSSPSSFNEGFYDCSQKSALNHLDYQSLKRKCNKEADYGNWHSKSLDDNILILDTLQVNETGLTNEIGQGKPLIRITSDNDHAMLSSNKIDEKDTESTSKRSTPTLTITIPSHDEDNRYVSSPESNSPLFFNTNTSAGNSPQPRKTYRDLSINKDFKRQRSYGGESAILSSKAQRSDSKWNKVRRAFLTNSTSSISSNFINVVSRQMLFQDGLEASSIGCNHNDSVENIEKATPSNAQVGTRRDYRALREKLGTEFHQKLIEWERLKNLPPRVATKEVREISPSLPSPRESLLSEERLAPEFRKKLQDWKRAKKVRRGSAPFEQQRIKRRRLTDWQLWRSPSKTEHRNREIATPQVNSECGDIANEGKSQLCEDFARKIENSKRTNETGNHDSQYPIRSKSHQHRIASGIDETEFFVLERLLSFFNNNTIKERRGCDAQQLEECFDADSRSYADGTQSLNDSNEVFVRTSVGSYRFEGISREFTRKLYDWERYRGISPTSSTFRLLGPPYIPSLRRSTIETSTNSPTKVGSNEPVSLKGGCLKRSKSVGAMIEKSDQTAFFVRRSNSLQSLDRLTNRLKDLDRVDILPDTMDSRRTEDVAEDIMDDSEPEAMIVDIEDVIEETASPLERVQPHQTPVYSVAASETTSIAVPLGTVTSSHEPSPVFLIEIEENSDHNLWKSNKWSQRKSFSSEDSLSLEQSETTKSWNNEKISPNNEESEHWFSASSTSKKQMSGIKEELDKDSVKSSSSICSTDGDTESNVIKEEKKVKDQSRVNFEREDVPVTSPVDKEAIGRDAEKHVSDETNENKTIREWNLGNRSIFGAGIKETMELSSEKEHVQRSDNQAVGKEESGNSGKDGAETTNKLDNEYEEIILATSDPPRCSLTNIQSMANCKKETTSGLPKTPNACELDEVKPATREVDLFYADRRDDSLKKIEENYSIAEEELDIGHDSSETKLHLNNYKSSKSFVEYSNREKQDCSIDATTSARSVERRKWREYRNMENVSTFSQSSDTNSCTRECRREPTIETTAYTVAPSSEERCFERIIINEETLNKIVVPTASTGCVEKTRSSKTPVERATTENSENSRRSSSDHDIPTNQESNVKKQVSSSPTRNVFIRTKRIIFSPFRRSEEHSAKKEDTSEDDQVFTRKSKSKSRSGSPKVNRQDALLRMSLSLPWPLRPSSKDREAKETKVEGNGKEERASMEKPSFERCKSVESSRKSSTSESNVFPRETKRDGASSTESSGGNGEFKQAAVQKSQRADVSVQAKPGEQQNRASFRISLPSLKTQVDEKMKDASSSKFDPQSSDLIHKLTILSNVVARRDGRTNSISEDTSLESHSLRVRRAKEDFLSRRGGPLCHSVLEPPSTKHQISPRTFPHHYERISENREKATNESVSDVNRTPNSSSNEASDSRVAQEEATNEKKVEQFIKEYNANELSNSPVSRPDRVKSASAGMINVDPDTFVRLTEASRGCESLPRSISKQQQPLGSFAKIVNKFKFTRLIRGKDIQQENMSTISKLCRQSLLIDVRNDFDKCWESSDREKTSKQDSAGRSKKNE; encoded by the exons ATGGTGGATAATGAGAAGTTCATCGATCAGAGCGGTCAAAAGACCGAAAGGAATATCGGTCGACAATGCACGAGCCGTGTTAACGAACAAAAGACATTATCCAAGGCTAAACACAAAGTGGATGAGAGTGATTTACCTGTACCTCCACCGGATCCATGGGCGAGCCTATGGCGTCTGCAAAATACGCGAAATCAGGCGGAAATAGGACAGAGTCGAAACGTCGATGAAGACGAAGACATAATCGCCTACTTGACGGATTTCGGGACGTTGCCGTTCGAAGGTCAAACCTCGGAGTGTCCTTCGAGAAATTCTGCTATGTCTGCAATGGCTATTTCAAGTCTTTACGCGGAAGACGCCTTCGAGCAGTTGGATCGTCTGTATGCTTTCGCCGAGGAAATTCTCGAGCTCAGGGATCGcaattccaaattttttaGACGCGTCAGGAATTTAGAGCGTCTGAAAGTACTCCGTAATGCCAATCAGAAGTTGGAAAATGCTTTCGAGCGAGACAAGGACGCGACGATCAACGTTTGCGAGGAGGATACCGGATTCGCAGAATCCTTGTTAGACGCTATGTTGTCGAATTGCAGGGATTCGCCGTTTCAAAAGCGCAATATCCGATCGTCCTCGTCCAGACAAACGAGAAATAAATTCGACGTCGATAAACAAACGTCGACGGATGAAATTTCTGGGAGCGCACCGAAAGTTTCAAAGTGGACCAGGGTTAAAGCTGCATTCAAGTGGGAAAGGGCTTACACGAACGATACGGAAATAATGGATCCATCGATGACAACGAGCACGTCATCGACGACCACCGCCTCTCCCTCCACTCCAACGACTAAATATCATAGAAATGCAGATGTTGAAATTAAGGAATCGAACAATACGGCCACTTCGTCACCCGTTAACGAACCTTGTAACACAGGCACGCTCTTTGGCTCATCTCCATCTTCGTTCAACGAAGGATTTTATGATT GTTCACAGAAAAGTGCTTTAAATCATTTAGATTATCAATCCTTAAagagaaaatgtaataaagaGGCAGATTATGGAAATTGGCATAGCAAATCTCTCGACGATAATATCCTTATACTGGACACTTTGCAAGTTAACGAAACGGGTCTAACAAATGAG ATCGGACAAGGAAAACCATTAATTCGGATTACATCGGATAACGATCACGCGATGCTATCGTCGAATAAAATAGACGAAAAAGATACAGAATCGACATCAAAGAGATCAACGCCAACTTTAACTATTACGATACCTTCGCACGACGAGGACAACAGATACGTATCTTCCCCGGAATCAAACTCACCACTCTTTTTCAATACGAACACCTCTGCCGGAAATTCTCCACAGCCCAGGAAGACGTACCGAGACCTGTCTATAAACAAGGATTTTAAACGACAG CGATCATACGGTGGAGAATCGGCGATTCTTTCGTCAAAAGCACAGAGGTCGGACTCCAAATGGAACAAAGTGAGACGAGCGTTTCTAACGAATTCAACTTCGAGCATCTCATCGAATTTCATCAACGTCGTTTCCAGACAGATGCTTTTTCAAGAcg GACTGGAAGCATCATCGATCGGCTGTAATCATAACGACAGCGTGGAAAATATCGAGAAGGCAACACCATCGAACGCGCAAGTGGGCACACGACGAGATTACCGAGCTCTTAGGGAAAAACTGGGAACCGAATTCCATCAAAAACTGATCGAATGGGaacgtttaaaaaatcttcCGCCTCGCGTTGCCACGAAAGAAGTTCGCGAAATTTCGCCCAGTTTGCCAAGTCCCCGAGAAAGTTTATTGTCCGAAGAAAGATTAGCTCCTGAATTTAGGAAGAAGCTGCAGGACTGGAAACGCGCAAAGAAAGTACGACGAGGAAGCGCTCCCTTTGAACAACAGAGGATCAAACGACGTCGTTTGACCGACTGGCAACTTTGGAGATCTCCTTCGAAAACCGAGCACAGAAATAGAGAGATCGCAACCCCGCAAGTTAACAGCGAATGCGGAGACATCGCTAACGAGGGGAAGTCTCAGCTCTGCGAAGATTTTGCacgaaaaatcgaaaattcGAAGAGAACGAACGAGACTGGCAATCATGATTCCCAATACCCGATACGATCGAAATCGCATCAACATAGAATCGCGTCTGGGATAGATGAAACCGAATTTTTCGTTCTAGAAAGGTtactatcattttttaataataatacgattaAAGAGAGACGGGGGTGTGACGCTCAACAGTTGGAAGAGTGTTTTGATGCAGATTCAAG atcATATGCCGATGGAACACAGAGTCTAAACGATAGCAACGAAGTTTTCGTACGAACGTCCGTCGGATCCTACAGATTCGAAGGTATTTCACGAGAATTCACAAGAAAACTATACGATTGGGAACGGTATCGTGGAATATCGCCCACATCCTCCACCTTCCGCCTCCTAGGACCACCTTATATACCTTCTCTGAGACGATCGACTATCGAAACATCAACGAATTCACCCACAA AAGTTGGAAGCAACGAACCGGTATCGTTGAAAGGCGGCTGTTTGAAGAGATCGAAATCCGTCGGCGCCATGATCGAGAAATCTGATCAAACTGCGTTTTTCGTACGCCGTTCGAACAGCTTACAGTCATTGGATCGTCTCACGAATAGATTGAAAGATTTGGATCGCGTCGATATCTTGCCAGATACTA tGGATTCTCGGAGAACAGAGGACGTAGCCGAAGATATAATGGATGACTCCGAACCGGAGGCGATGATCGTagacatcgaagacgttatcGAGGAAACTGCAAGTCCCCTGGAGAGGGTGCAACCCCATCAAACACCGGTATATTCGGTTGCAGCGAGCGAAACCACTAGTATCGCCGTACCACTCGGTACAGTCACTTCCAGTCACGAACCATCCCCGGTATTTTTGATCGAGATCGAGGAAAATTCTGATCACAATCTTTGGAAATCTAACAAGTGGAGTCAAAGGAAAAGTTTCTCGAGCGAAGACAGTCTGAGTCTGGAACAATCCGAAACGACGAAATCTtggaataatgaaaaaatctcCCCGAACAACGAAGAATCGGAGCATTGGTTCTCCGCGAGTTCAACGAGTAAAAAGCAGATGTCTGGTATTAAAGAAGAGTTGGACAAAGATTCTGTCAAATCAAGTAGTTCGATTTGTTCGACAGATGGAGATACAGaatctaacgttataaaagaagaaaagaaagtaaaagatCAAAGTCGCGTTAATTTCGAAAG aGAAGATGTTCCTGTAACATCACCAGTCGATAAAGAAGCAATTGGAAGAGACGCGGAGAAGCACGTATCCGATG aaacgaacgaaaacaAAACTATCCGTGAATGGAATCTTGGAAATCGTTCTATTTTTGGTGCAGGCATAAAAGAAACAATG GAGTTATCGAGCGAAAAGGAGCACGTGCAACGATCTGATAACCAAGCGGTAGGAAAGGAAGAGAGCGGCAATAGTGGAAAAGACGGTGCTGAAACAACGAATAAGCTCGACAACGAATACGAGGAAATAATCCTGGCAACCAGCGATCCTCCTCGTTGCTCTTTAACGAATATCCAGTCAATGGCgaattgtaaaaaagaaacgaccTCGGGTTTACCAAAAACACCGAACGCTTGTGAATTAG ATGAAGTGAAGCCTGCCACGCGTGAAGTAGATCTTTTTTACGCCGATCGGAGGGACGACAGTttaaagaaaatcgaagaaaattacaGTATAGCGGAGGAAGAGTTAGATATCGGTCATGATTCATCGGAAACGAAATTACACTTAAACAACTATAAATCCTCCAAATCGTTCGTCGAGTATTCAAACCGTGAGAAACAGGATTGTTCGATAGACGCTACGACGAGCGCACGATCGGTCGAGAGAAGAAAGTGGCGAGAGTATCGTAATATGGAAAACGTTTCGACGTTTTCACAGTCATCCGATACGAATTCTTGTACACGCGAATGTCGTCGCGAACCGACCATCGAAACAACTGCTTACACGGTAGCGCCGAGCAGCGAGGAACGTTGTTTCGAGAGAATCATCATCAACGAGGAAACTTTGAACAAGATAGTCGTGCCCACAGCTAGTACAGGCTGCGTCGAAAAAACAAGATCCTCGAAAACACCGGTGGAACGTGCTACGACCGAGAATTCTGAGAACAGTCGTCGATCGAGCAGCGATCACGATATTCCGACTAATCAAGAATCGAACGTTAAAAAACAAGTTTCCAGCTCACCGACACGAAACGTTTTCATTAGGACGAAACGTATAATATTCTCTCCGTTTCGACGCTCGGAAGAGCATTCGGCTAAAAAGGAGGACACTTCGGAGGACGATCAGGTATTCACGAGGAAAAGCAAAAGCAAATCCAGATCAGGATCCCCTAAAGTAAATCGTCAAGACGCGCTGTTGAGGATGTCCCTTTCGTTGCCTTGGCCTCTTCGCCCATCCTCGAAGGATCGCGAAGCGAAGGAAACGAAGGTCGAAGGAAATGGCAAGGAAGAACGGGCATCTATGGAGAAACCAAGCTTCGAACGGTGCAAATCGGTGGAGAGCTCGAGAAAATCGTCGACCAGCGAAAGCAACGTGTTTCCGAGAGAAACGAAGCGAGATGGAGCTTCGTCGACGGAATCGTCAGGAGGAAACGGCGAGTTTAAACAAGCCGCCGTACAGAAGAGTCAACGAGCGGACGTCTCGGTGCAAGCAAAACCAGGCGAACAACAAAATCGAGCCTCTTTCAGAATCAGCTTGCCCAGTTTGAAGACCCAGGTCGACGAGAAGATGAAAGACGCGTCTTCCTCGAAATTCGATCCGCAGTCTTCCGATCTTATTCATAAATTGACGATTCTGTCGAACGTGGTAGCGAGAAGAGACGGTCGAACGAACTCGATTTCCGAAGATACGTCTCTGGAATCGCACTCGTTAAGGGTACGTCGTGCGAAGGAAGATTTCTTGTCGCGTCGCGGTGGCCCGCTTTGTCATTCCGTGCTAGAACCTCCGTCGACCAAACATCAAATTTCTCCGAGGACGTTTCCTCATCATTACGAACGGATCTCGGAAAATCGAGAGAAAGCGACGAACGAAAGTGTATCGGATGTAAATCGTACGCCGAACTCATCGTCGAACGAGGCATCGGACAGTCGTGTTGCACAGGAGGAAGCAACGAATGAGAAAAAGGTCgaacaatttataaaagaatacaATGCGAATGAGTTGTCGAACAGTCCAGTTTCTCGTCCTGATCGTGTAAAATCTGCCAGTGCCGGAATGATAAACGTGGATCCAGATACTTTCGTGCGTCTCACGGAAGCTAGTCGTGGATGCGAGTCTCTTCCAAGATCGATCTCGAAGCAGCAACAGCCGTTAGGATCGTTCGCAAAAAttgttaacaaatttaaatttacacGATTGATACGTGGCAAGGATATACAGCAGGAGAATATGAGCACTATTTCGAAATTGTGCAGGCAAAGTTTGTTGATCGACGTACGAAACGATTTTGACAAGTGCTGGGAATCCAGCGATCGTGAGAAGACTTCCAAACAGGATAGCGCAGGGAGAAGTAAGAAAAACGAATAA